In Cytophagales bacterium, the following are encoded in one genomic region:
- a CDS encoding LPXTG cell wall anchor domain-containing protein, with the protein MKKSEAVLYAQAQYLENASYAEKAPFFWAGYYILGNDEPIVNAGTSRYWASLIGLLLVIAGYFTLRRRS; encoded by the coding sequence ATGAAAAAAAGCGAAGCCGTGCTATATGCCCAGGCGCAATACCTTGAAAACGCAAGTTACGCTGAAAAAGCACCATTCTTTTGGGCCGGCTATTACATACTCGGCAATGATGAACCCATTGTAAATGCTGGAACATCACGCTATTGGGCCTCTCTGATAGGATTGTTGCTCGTGATTGCGGGCTATTTCACCCTTAGAAGAAGGAGTTGA